In the Candidatus Mycosynbacter amalyticus genome, one interval contains:
- the recR gene encoding recombination mediator RecR, whose translation MAQLLPQALLTVIDEIGKLPGVGARTAERYAYHLLRANQTSNDKLANAITALHSGVKYCPVTFALIDASQDVSPLYSDDARDKTLVAVVEEPLDIIALERTGQYRGTYHVLGGAISPIDGIGPEQLHIPELIQRITSDEVVEIIIATNASVEGESTALFLQRQIENHGLKVKMSRLARGLPVGVDLEYADQITLTHALEGRRIL comes from the coding sequence GTGGCGCAATTGTTGCCTCAGGCACTTCTCACTGTCATAGACGAAATCGGCAAGCTGCCGGGAGTTGGTGCGCGTACAGCCGAACGTTACGCGTACCATCTTTTGCGTGCAAACCAAACGTCAAATGACAAGCTCGCGAATGCGATTACCGCACTTCATAGCGGTGTCAAGTATTGCCCGGTGACATTCGCGCTCATCGACGCGTCTCAAGATGTCTCTCCACTCTATAGCGACGATGCCCGCGACAAAACACTCGTGGCAGTGGTCGAAGAGCCTCTCGATATCATAGCGCTCGAACGCACTGGTCAATACCGCGGCACGTACCACGTACTTGGTGGTGCTATCAGCCCAATCGACGGCATCGGGCCGGAACAACTTCATATCCCCGAGCTTATCCAACGCATCACAAGCGACGAGGTTGTTGAAATTATCATCGCCACAAATGCCAGCGTAGAGGGCGAGTCGACTGCACTCTTCTTGCAGCGACAAATCGAAAATCACGGACTGAAGGTAAAGATGAGTCGTCTCGCTCGCGGCTTACCTGTTGGTGTTGACCTCGAGTACGCCGATCAAATTACGCTTACACATGCACTAGAAGGTCGAAGAATCTTATAA
- a CDS encoding YbaB/EbfC family nucleoid-associated protein, with protein sequence MAFDQMKMLNDLRKAQKELKKQQIIAVAGGDDDADDPAVEVTINGELKVENIKINPEYVDLEDIEELEGWLEAAIRDGMAKAQEVAAEKMKPLMGGMNLPGM encoded by the coding sequence ATGGCATTTGACCAAATGAAAATGCTCAACGACCTACGTAAAGCACAGAAGGAGCTCAAGAAGCAGCAGATTATCGCCGTAGCCGGTGGAGATGACGACGCCGACGATCCAGCAGTTGAAGTCACCATCAACGGTGAGCTCAAAGTAGAGAATATCAAGATCAACCCAGAATACGTCGATCTCGAAGACATCGAAGAACTCGAGGGTTGGCTCGAAGCTGCAATTCGTGACGGCATGGCAAAAGCTCAGGAAGTTGCAGCCGAAAAGATGAAGCCGCTTATGGGTGGCATGAATCTACCAGGCATGTAG
- a CDS encoding glycosyltransferase family 39 protein, whose product MTKDTVKDYTLYKLRFWIGYGALLIILASVLVFAALYVPGGFTPDEQTSALRSASLSLSHPETLLVVDLPYHALQRLSISVFGLSSFSVTLPSLLFGLLTAIGIVLVISRRFSHTVGILTGGIITISAFFISLAATGAPTIMMMFWPVALLTIASFGVNRRKLHPAAVYIGSVVAALSLFTPFSIYILLALFIGGLLHPHIRYLFRKTPTEAIWTGAVVIAAALGMIAYGAYRDIALLTDLVYRSSHFSLDILANTILIGTQLVDFSSTSTTNTGLLAPVFGLSALTLAGVGVYSLAYWRHSVVSYIVFSWTLMLIPILLLNPTSLALLIVPLTFLVAAGSNYLLRYWYKLFPRNPYARVFALMPVTILFACIILSGVTRYFYAFHYYAPLANAPSHDTSLVEQELRDHPSATLLVAPSEKPWYRLYLDSNHLDNVALTDSTDRLLQAGSLTDDVIATKASNLTTSGALLPSRVTAWSNYEGSSDRLYIYKKTEK is encoded by the coding sequence ATGACAAAAGACACAGTCAAAGACTACACGCTCTATAAGCTGCGGTTTTGGATCGGCTATGGCGCGCTTCTCATTATCTTGGCAAGTGTATTGGTATTTGCTGCTCTCTATGTGCCCGGTGGATTCACTCCAGATGAGCAGACATCTGCCCTCCGTAGCGCGAGCCTCAGCCTATCACACCCCGAAACACTACTGGTGGTTGATTTGCCATACCATGCACTCCAGCGACTTTCCATCAGCGTGTTTGGGCTCAGTAGCTTTTCGGTCACGCTTCCGTCATTGCTATTTGGGCTACTGACGGCAATTGGTATTGTACTGGTGATTAGTCGCCGCTTCAGTCATACAGTGGGTATTTTAACCGGTGGTATCATCACCATATCAGCGTTTTTTATCTCACTTGCCGCCACTGGCGCACCGACGATTATGATGATGTTCTGGCCGGTAGCTCTCTTGACTATAGCCAGCTTCGGAGTTAACCGTCGCAAACTACACCCTGCAGCTGTCTATATTGGCAGTGTTGTGGCCGCCCTGAGCCTGTTCACGCCGTTTAGCATCTATATTCTACTTGCGCTTTTTATCGGTGGACTCTTGCATCCACACATTCGTTATCTGTTTCGCAAAACTCCTACCGAAGCAATCTGGACAGGTGCAGTAGTTATCGCCGCCGCACTAGGCATGATTGCCTATGGCGCCTACCGCGACATAGCACTGCTTACAGACCTGGTATATAGGTCGTCCCATTTCTCGCTCGATATCCTAGCGAATACCATCCTGATTGGTACGCAGCTCGTAGACTTCTCGTCGACCAGCACCACCAACACAGGCTTACTGGCGCCAGTATTTGGCCTAAGTGCACTGACACTTGCTGGAGTTGGCGTGTACAGCTTGGCGTATTGGCGACATTCGGTCGTGAGCTACATCGTGTTCTCGTGGACACTCATGCTCATCCCGATATTACTCCTCAATCCGACATCGCTCGCGCTGCTCATCGTGCCTCTCACATTTCTGGTGGCAGCCGGAAGCAACTATCTCCTGCGATATTGGTACAAGCTCTTCCCACGTAATCCTTATGCTCGCGTCTTCGCGCTCATGCCGGTTACAATTCTTTTTGCCTGTATTATCTTGTCGGGCGTGACACGCTATTTTTACGCCTTTCACTACTATGCACCGCTCGCGAACGCTCCCTCGCACGACACATCACTTGTCGAGCAAGAGCTCCGCGACCATCCAAGTGCAACACTACTAGTAGCGCCGAGCGAAAAACCCTGGTACCGACTCTACCTCGATTCCAACCATCTCGACAACGTAGCGCTAACCGACTCGACCGACCGCCTACTCCAGGCGGGTAGCCTGACAGACGATGTGATCGCTACCAAAGCCAGTAACTTGACAACCAGCGGCGCCCTGCTACCGAGTCGCGTGACAGCCTGGAGCAATTACGAGGGCAGTAGCGACCGGCTCTACATCTACAAAAAAACCGAAAAATAA
- the dnaB gene encoding replicative DNA helicase, which produces MSTKASKEVAARIPPQNLDAEKSVLGAVLIDEEILPDVTELVKPIDFYEKPHEMIFDAMVRLYERHKPVDMLTLTDELKRRDQLEIIGGSAYLSELTNYVPTAAHAEAYAELVSQKAVRRRLIHASSEITELGYDEEFETQELLSKAESELFAVSDQSLKQDLVSIENVLTESFDRLEELHRNKGALRGIKTGYRDLDNMTAGLQRSDLIILAARPAMGKTTLVTNLAYNVATIEQKAVLFFSLEMSKEQLVDRMLADASGVDSWNIRTGNLSDDDFAKLSDAMGEMAEAPIYIDDKPGLSVLEMRTKARRIAHEQELGLIIVDYLQLMQGSAHNAGNRVQEVSEISRGLKLVARELNVPLIALSQLSRSVEARTPPIPQLSDLRESGSIEQDADIVSFIYRPGYYEPDNPDVANITKLIIAKHRNGPVGQVELFFHPERLRFMSLDKRHD; this is translated from the coding sequence ATGTCAACTAAAGCCAGCAAAGAGGTCGCCGCGCGCATACCGCCGCAAAACCTAGACGCCGAAAAAAGTGTACTGGGCGCTGTGTTGATTGACGAAGAAATTTTGCCGGATGTTACCGAGCTCGTCAAGCCAATCGACTTCTACGAGAAACCCCACGAAATGATCTTTGATGCTATGGTGCGCCTGTATGAGCGCCACAAGCCTGTCGACATGCTGACACTCACCGACGAGCTTAAGCGTCGAGATCAGCTAGAGATTATAGGTGGTTCGGCATACTTGTCTGAGCTCACAAACTACGTACCCACGGCAGCCCATGCCGAAGCCTATGCCGAACTCGTATCGCAAAAAGCCGTTCGTCGTCGTCTCATCCACGCCAGCAGCGAAATTACCGAGCTTGGCTACGACGAAGAGTTTGAGACCCAAGAGTTGCTCAGTAAAGCCGAGTCCGAGCTCTTCGCTGTCAGCGACCAGTCGCTCAAACAAGACCTCGTGAGTATTGAAAATGTTTTGACAGAGAGTTTCGATCGACTTGAAGAGCTCCATCGCAACAAAGGTGCCCTGCGCGGTATTAAGACCGGCTACCGCGATCTCGACAATATGACTGCCGGTTTGCAGCGTAGTGACCTGATTATCCTAGCTGCCCGTCCGGCCATGGGTAAGACCACGCTCGTTACCAATCTCGCCTACAATGTTGCTACAATCGAGCAAAAAGCCGTCCTCTTCTTCAGCCTCGAGATGAGCAAAGAGCAGTTGGTCGATCGTATGCTCGCCGATGCATCGGGTGTCGATAGCTGGAATATCCGCACCGGCAATTTGAGCGACGACGATTTCGCTAAACTATCCGACGCCATGGGCGAGATGGCAGAAGCACCAATCTACATCGACGATAAACCAGGTCTGTCGGTACTCGAGATGCGCACCAAAGCCCGACGTATTGCACATGAGCAAGAGCTCGGGCTGATCATCGTGGACTACCTGCAGCTCATGCAGGGTAGCGCACACAATGCCGGTAACCGTGTCCAAGAGGTGAGTGAGATCTCGCGTGGGCTCAAGCTGGTTGCCCGTGAACTCAACGTACCACTTATCGCACTGAGTCAGCTCAGCCGTAGTGTCGAAGCACGCACGCCGCCAATCCCGCAGCTGTCCGACCTGCGTGAATCTGGCTCCATTGAGCAAGATGCCGATATTGTGTCGTTTATTTACCGGCCCGGCTACTACGAGCCGGACAATCCCGACGTAGCAAATATCACCAAACTCATCATCGCCAAACACCGTAACGGTCCCGTCGGCCAAGTGGAGCTCTTCTTCCACCCAGAGCGTCTGCGCTTCATGTCGCTCGACAAACGCCACGACTAG
- the dnaX gene encoding DNA polymerase III subunit gamma/tau — protein sequence MKYPGASHIYKSTTAGRQATVYNSTQHEGNNMSVALYRKYRSKSLDDIVGQDHVTDVLSRALAQGNIAHAYLLTGPRGTGKTSIARILAHEINKLPYTDDSEHLDIIEIDAASNNGVDDVRELRDKALIAPSSALKKIYIIDEVHMLSKPAFNALLKTLEEPPEHVVFILATTDFDKLPDTIVSRTQRYHFHTISAEEVVARLRYIASTESIAIDDEALAILARRGGGSMRDSVSLLDQIQHAVASGNTITVTDVEQALGLATGDELGSLVTSLQSSNAQQVIAHVTAIESRGVSASTLAAQLVGRITEQLADTPALVHVLEGLMDVPKSSHPGTKLLVTLLGSIVDKPKTIALSAQPPASAVISRVVTPPKPRTAPIKPVAAPSTPVPEPPEDPGTVAAAPNAVEADLSKFDWPTVVAYAREHYTAVYSILSKCSAEVDGDKIVLYAGRKFNKTKLDSAKYRPQLGEILAQTGVGAGAYVEILETTAPPKDAQAARIAAMMGGGEEVDVN from the coding sequence GTGAAATATCCGGGGGCTTCGCATATCTACAAATCAACAACAGCAGGGCGGCAAGCAACAGTGTACAATAGTACTCAGCATGAGGGTAACAACATGTCGGTAGCACTCTACCGCAAATACCGCAGTAAATCACTTGACGATATCGTCGGGCAAGACCATGTGACCGACGTATTGAGTCGTGCCCTCGCACAGGGCAATATTGCGCATGCCTACTTACTGACAGGCCCACGCGGCACAGGCAAAACCTCTATCGCCCGCATACTAGCACATGAGATCAATAAGCTCCCATATACCGACGATAGCGAACATCTCGATATCATCGAGATCGACGCAGCTAGCAACAATGGCGTCGACGATGTGCGTGAGTTACGTGACAAAGCACTGATTGCACCTAGCTCCGCGCTCAAGAAAATCTATATCATCGACGAAGTCCATATGTTATCCAAACCGGCCTTCAATGCACTTCTCAAAACGCTAGAAGAGCCGCCAGAACACGTTGTATTCATTCTCGCGACGACGGATTTTGACAAGCTTCCCGACACAATTGTTAGCCGCACGCAGCGCTATCATTTTCACACCATCTCCGCGGAAGAAGTCGTCGCTCGACTGCGCTACATAGCCAGCACCGAATCTATCGCTATCGACGACGAAGCTCTCGCCATACTTGCTCGTCGTGGCGGCGGCAGTATGCGTGACAGCGTGAGTCTGCTCGATCAAATTCAACATGCGGTAGCAAGTGGCAACACTATCACGGTAACCGATGTGGAGCAGGCGCTTGGCCTCGCTACTGGCGACGAACTCGGCAGCCTCGTCACATCACTACAGTCCAGCAATGCACAACAGGTGATTGCACATGTCACTGCAATAGAAAGTCGCGGCGTGAGCGCCAGTACACTCGCCGCACAGCTTGTAGGGCGTATCACCGAACAGCTGGCAGACACACCTGCGCTCGTGCATGTACTCGAAGGTCTTATGGATGTGCCGAAGTCATCGCATCCCGGCACCAAACTCCTGGTGACACTTCTCGGAAGTATAGTCGACAAGCCTAAGACGATCGCGCTCAGTGCGCAACCTCCAGCCTCAGCTGTCATCTCGCGAGTTGTCACGCCACCAAAACCACGTACCGCCCCAATCAAACCGGTCGCAGCACCCAGCACACCAGTACCAGAACCGCCAGAAGACCCAGGCACTGTCGCGGCTGCTCCAAATGCAGTAGAAGCCGATCTGTCCAAGTTTGACTGGCCCACGGTGGTTGCATACGCGCGTGAACACTACACGGCTGTGTATTCGATACTTTCGAAATGCAGCGCCGAAGTAGACGGGGACAAGATTGTGCTCTACGCCGGTCGCAAATTCAACAAAACCAAACTCGATAGTGCCAAATATCGTCCGCAGCTCGGGGAGATCCTGGCTCAGACAGGCGTCGGTGCCGGTGCCTACGTAGAGATCCTAGAGACTACCGCCCCGCCCAAAGACGCCCAAGCGGCGCGAATAGCTGCTATGATGGGGGGAGGAGAAGAAGTGGATGTCAACTAA
- the rplL gene encoding 50S ribosomal protein L7/L12 has product MADVKKLAEELTKLTVLEVNELKNVLKDEYGIEPAAAAVAVAGPAAGGEAAGGDDEKSEFTVQLKDAGAQKVAVIKAVKEITGLGLGEAKALVDDAPSAIKEKVSKDDAEAAKKQLEEAGATVELV; this is encoded by the coding sequence ATGGCAGACGTAAAGAAACTCGCTGAAGAACTGACTAAACTGACAGTTCTCGAAGTAAATGAACTCAAAAACGTACTTAAAGACGAATACGGCATTGAGCCTGCAGCTGCGGCTGTAGCTGTTGCTGGTCCTGCTGCTGGTGGCGAAGCTGCTGGTGGCGACGACGAGAAGTCTGAATTTACCGTACAACTCAAAGACGCCGGTGCACAGAAAGTTGCCGTTATCAAGGCTGTCAAAGAGATCACTGGTCTTGGCCTCGGTGAAGCAAAAGCCCTCGTTGACGACGCTCCTAGCGCCATCAAAGAAAAAGTTTCAAAAGACGACGCAGAAGCAGCCAAGAAACAGCTCGAAGAAGCTGGCGCAACTGTCGAACTCGTATAG
- the rplJ gene encoding 50S ribosomal protein L10 translates to MAITRDKKQTLVADFSDVLASSKLTVFAQYQGLSVADLQELRAAARTQGVKIQVLKNRLVRVTLASNDTYKDTDTSALVGQLLYATSDSDEVAPAKVLDEFAKTHEALQFAGGFSAEGLAISVDDVKALAKLPSRDQLVAEVVAQLLSPVHDVTNALSGNLHALLDGVSEKATA, encoded by the coding sequence ATGGCAATTACCCGCGATAAAAAACAAACTTTGGTTGCCGATTTTAGTGACGTACTTGCAAGTTCGAAACTGACCGTCTTCGCTCAGTACCAGGGGCTCAGCGTAGCTGATCTCCAGGAGCTGCGTGCAGCCGCTCGTACTCAGGGTGTCAAAATCCAAGTACTCAAAAACCGCCTCGTTCGCGTGACGCTCGCTAGCAACGACACCTACAAAGACACAGATACGTCTGCACTCGTAGGTCAGCTGCTCTATGCGACAAGCGACAGCGACGAAGTAGCGCCTGCCAAGGTACTCGACGAGTTTGCGAAAACTCACGAAGCCTTGCAGTTTGCCGGTGGTTTCAGTGCTGAGGGACTGGCTATTAGCGTCGACGACGTCAAAGCACTCGCCAAACTGCCAAGTCGCGATCAACTCGTGGCAGAGGTGGTGGCACAGCTGCTTTCGCCAGTTCACGACGTCACAAACGCGCTTTCTGGCAATTTGCATGCACTGCTTGACGGTGTCAGCGAAAAAGCTACCGCGTAA
- the tmk gene encoding dTMP kinase: MSERGKYIVIEGTDGTGKSSQVDMLQHSLLERGVQAIQIHEPDGFAGDNTLGLPRVDEAIALRQRIKDGTIDRTPWQNVEWNTAARKANWERVMRPALQRGIWVVAARNYVSTLAYQGFGEGVSLDDILTYTAEQVGEEYMRPDFQTVLVLGSEATRQARIQNRGVLDRPDTFESRGAEFQAAVSSAYSQIANQQHIATIDAGGTKQEVQNLIIADLRQQVPDSPV, from the coding sequence ATGAGCGAACGAGGCAAATACATCGTTATTGAAGGTACCGACGGCACCGGTAAATCATCACAAGTTGACATGCTGCAGCACAGCCTCTTGGAACGGGGAGTGCAAGCGATCCAAATTCATGAGCCAGACGGGTTTGCGGGTGACAATACGCTAGGCCTCCCGCGAGTCGATGAAGCGATCGCGCTGCGCCAACGCATTAAAGATGGTACGATTGATCGCACGCCGTGGCAAAACGTTGAGTGGAATACGGCTGCAAGAAAGGCGAATTGGGAGCGAGTCATGCGACCCGCCTTGCAGCGTGGTATCTGGGTTGTGGCGGCTCGGAACTACGTGTCTACCCTGGCGTATCAGGGCTTCGGTGAAGGTGTGTCACTTGATGACATTCTCACGTATACCGCTGAGCAAGTCGGAGAAGAATACATGCGACCGGACTTCCAGACCGTACTAGTTCTCGGTAGTGAAGCTACCCGCCAGGCACGCATCCAAAATCGTGGAGTCTTAGACAGGCCCGATACATTCGAGTCTCGAGGTGCAGAGTTCCAAGCGGCTGTTAGTAGCGCGTATAGTCAAATCGCCAACCAACAACATATTGCCACGATCGACGCAGGTGGCACAAAACAAGAAGTTCAAAACCTCATCATCGCTGATTTGCGTCAACAGGTGCCGGATTCCCCTGTATAA
- a CDS encoding dCTP deaminase gives MRSGLVEIAGEKVYNVDTRDNDATQAEQDELFHEIMRHEHLSDPADKPVFTTDKAFLRSNGVLSDREIRVGLELGHIVCDPYPRSINGSSVDVTIGKQFYAAGEPHTTDTIFTPYDYEDTLRYYGIKDPETDFLTAEPWGAVLTKVKKQMGQRVLARYENEEQLSRIPAEHPMILLRPGERILAHTNEFIGILPPGTTSMQARSTTGRIGLSACYCAGWGDPGYINRWTMEIHNLNEKEFLPVPVGFRLAQIVFSMTGSVGTEYAQASGNYQAQNVVDLSYAHGLKQQRQETLRATKSQWHPSNMLPRAYKNEILPLEPVEGLQKGIA, from the coding sequence GTGAGAAGTGGCCTGGTAGAAATCGCTGGTGAAAAAGTGTATAACGTCGACACGCGCGACAACGATGCCACACAGGCAGAACAAGATGAACTATTTCATGAGATCATGCGACACGAGCACCTGTCCGATCCAGCCGACAAACCTGTGTTTACAACTGACAAAGCATTCCTTCGCAGCAACGGAGTACTCAGCGATCGTGAAATACGTGTCGGCTTGGAACTTGGCCACATCGTATGCGATCCATATCCACGCAGTATTAATGGTTCGAGTGTAGACGTCACAATCGGTAAGCAGTTCTATGCCGCGGGAGAACCTCACACTACCGACACGATTTTCACCCCGTATGATTACGAAGATACGTTACGTTATTACGGCATCAAAGACCCGGAGACAGACTTTTTGACGGCGGAGCCCTGGGGAGCTGTACTCACAAAAGTCAAAAAACAAATGGGTCAGCGTGTGCTGGCTCGCTACGAAAACGAGGAGCAACTTTCGCGTATCCCCGCGGAGCATCCGATGATCTTACTACGGCCAGGTGAACGAATTCTCGCACACACCAACGAATTTATCGGTATACTGCCGCCGGGTACTACATCCATGCAGGCGCGCAGCACTACTGGTCGGATCGGGCTGTCAGCATGCTACTGTGCAGGCTGGGGCGACCCCGGCTATATCAACCGGTGGACGATGGAGATTCATAACCTGAACGAAAAAGAGTTCCTGCCTGTCCCAGTCGGTTTTCGCTTGGCCCAGATCGTATTCAGTATGACGGGAAGTGTCGGTACCGAATACGCACAAGCATCTGGTAATTATCAAGCGCAGAACGTCGTCGATCTTTCGTATGCGCATGGCCTCAAGCAGCAGCGGCAGGAAACCTTGCGCGCCACCAAATCACAGTGGCACCCGAGTAATATGCTGCCCCGTGCGTACAAAAACGAAATTTTGCCGCTCGAGCCTGTCGAGGGACTACAGAAAGGAATTGCATAA
- a CDS encoding FAD-dependent thymidylate synthase — protein sequence MAYNAKIVLDSITEAGDRLTTMEVTFPRFVLAEFNTHRVFSRNSASSRAIPFEKQLARIRNDPFIPIYWGKNQPGMQASVELEGAEREIAIEDWLKARDDVVGHALELYHAGVHKQTVNRLLEPWMWHTVIVTATEWSNFFALRANEMAQPEIRVIAEKMKELYNASEPHLIREGEWHMPYIQPNELTWAQEDPGEAGKISAARCARVSYLTHDGKRDLDADLMLYKRLVEGGHMSPLEHVATPHLVDNDWPRRSEPGSRVIPVSGGFCGNFCGWKQLRKFVSNEADFSLVEKG from the coding sequence ATGGCATACAATGCCAAGATCGTACTTGATTCGATCACGGAAGCCGGCGATCGCTTGACCACCATGGAGGTGACATTTCCGCGATTTGTGCTGGCTGAGTTCAACACGCACCGCGTGTTTAGTCGCAACTCGGCGAGCAGTCGGGCGATTCCGTTCGAGAAGCAACTCGCGCGTATCCGAAATGACCCATTTATCCCGATCTATTGGGGTAAAAACCAGCCCGGTATGCAAGCGAGTGTAGAGCTCGAGGGAGCTGAGCGAGAAATCGCTATCGAAGATTGGCTGAAAGCCCGCGACGATGTAGTTGGACACGCACTCGAGCTATATCATGCTGGCGTCCACAAACAGACGGTCAACCGTCTGCTTGAACCGTGGATGTGGCATACCGTCATCGTGACGGCAACCGAGTGGAGCAACTTCTTCGCGCTTCGTGCCAACGAAATGGCGCAGCCAGAGATTCGCGTGATCGCCGAGAAGATGAAGGAGTTGTACAACGCCTCCGAACCGCACCTCATTCGTGAGGGTGAATGGCATATGCCGTATATTCAGCCAAACGAGCTCACCTGGGCGCAAGAGGACCCAGGTGAGGCGGGTAAGATTTCGGCTGCTCGCTGCGCTCGCGTGAGCTACCTCACGCATGACGGCAAGCGCGACCTCGATGCCGATCTGATGCTCTACAAGCGTCTCGTCGAAGGCGGGCATATGTCACCGCTCGAACACGTGGCGACACCGCATCTCGTCGACAATGACTGGCCACGTAGGTCGGAGCCCGGCAGTCGTGTGATTCCAGTGAGCGGTGGCTTCTGTGGCAACTTTTGCGGCTGGAAGCAGCTCAGGAAGTTTGTCTCCAACGAAGCCGACTTTTCACTGGTTGAAAAAGGGTAA
- a CDS encoding NUDIX domain-containing protein, with product MAATEQPQDELYPTVSAVLLYDNKVLLRRDQQVYSWLSPSTHIGIDETPLGALFRHVQAETGLRQEYLTVLATYADNMSLERDEAEGNTQPMPFDLDIHRMGQGNHVHIDSAYILVSTTDELTPEVEAPPELEWFDAEQLGELMLTSKITVSRALYALQKHAETTEQE from the coding sequence ATGGCAGCTACCGAACAACCCCAAGACGAGCTCTATCCGACTGTCAGCGCCGTATTACTCTACGACAACAAAGTGTTGTTGCGGCGTGATCAGCAGGTCTACAGCTGGCTCAGCCCTAGCACTCACATTGGGATCGATGAAACCCCACTCGGTGCACTCTTTCGACATGTCCAAGCTGAGACAGGCCTGCGACAAGAGTACCTGACAGTGCTCGCCACCTACGCCGACAACATGTCGCTCGAACGCGACGAAGCAGAAGGCAACACGCAGCCCATGCCATTTGACCTCGATATCCATCGCATGGGGCAGGGTAATCACGTGCATATCGACTCTGCCTACATCCTAGTGAGCACTACAGATGAGCTCACACCAGAAGTAGAAGCTCCGCCAGAGCTGGAGTGGTTTGACGCCGAGCAGCTAGGCGAGCTCATGCTCACCAGCAAGATCACCGTAAGTCGCGCGCTTTACGCTCTCCAGAAGCATGCCGAGACAACCGAACAAGAGTAG
- the rplA gene encoding 50S ribosomal protein L1, with amino-acid sequence MERRGKSYRKVAEKLEAGKVYPLAEALALAVETNPAKFDASVEVHVRLGVDPRQADQNIRATVSLPHGTGKTVRVAVFAPESEHAAAKKAGADIVGDEDFLKQLDKEELNFDILVATPQYMPKLGKYARLLGPRGLMPNPKSGTVAADVAKATTEAKAGKVEYRVDKQAIVHLAIGKVSFGADKLADNAKSFFDSLQSQKPSSIKGVYIKTINLSTSMGPGIKVENN; translated from the coding sequence ATCGAACGCCGCGGCAAAAGCTACCGCAAAGTAGCCGAGAAGCTCGAAGCAGGCAAGGTTTATCCGCTTGCCGAAGCACTCGCACTCGCTGTCGAGACTAACCCTGCCAAATTTGACGCATCCGTTGAAGTACATGTTCGTCTCGGTGTTGACCCACGCCAAGCAGACCAAAACATTCGCGCGACTGTCAGCCTGCCACATGGCACCGGTAAAACCGTCCGTGTCGCCGTATTCGCTCCAGAATCAGAACACGCCGCAGCCAAAAAAGCCGGTGCCGACATCGTAGGCGACGAAGACTTCCTGAAGCAGCTCGACAAAGAAGAGCTCAACTTTGACATCCTTGTAGCTACCCCGCAGTACATGCCGAAGCTTGGTAAATACGCCCGCTTGCTCGGTCCACGCGGCCTCATGCCAAACCCAAAGAGCGGCACTGTCGCAGCTGACGTAGCAAAGGCTACAACCGAAGCCAAAGCTGGTAAGGTAGAATATCGTGTCGACAAACAAGCTATCGTGCACCTCGCCATCGGTAAGGTATCGTTTGGCGCCGACAAGCTGGCCGACAACGCCAAAAGCTTCTTTGATAGTCTGCAGAGCCAGAAACCATCGAGCATCAAAGGCGTCTACATCAAGACAATCAACCTCAGCACCAGCATGGGCCCTGGTATCAAGGTAGAGAACAACTAG